TCGAGGACCGGCTGCCCCGTGATTTGTTCGGTGTTGATATCGGCGCTGCCCGGAATCGCCTCGATAACGGAATGTACCTGACCGGCGACGCGCTTCAATTCCTCGAGATCGTCGCCGAACACTTTGATGCCGACATCCGAACGGATGCCGGCGATCATTTCATTCATGCGCATCTCGATGGGCTGGGTAAAGACCGCCCGCATTCCCGGCAGCATCGCCAGATCGGCGGCCATGAGATCCGTCAACTCGGCCTGCGTCGCCGCCTTTTTCCATTGTTCGCGCGGCTTCAGCGAAAGAAAGACGTCCGTCAGCTCCAGCCCCATGGGGTCCGTCGCGACCTGGGGCATGCCCGTGCGGCTCCAGACGTGCCATACCTCATCAGGATACGAGTCGAGGAGGAGCTTTTCGATCCGCGTGCTGTAGCGCAAGGATTCCTCCAGCGAGACGCCCGCCAGTCGAATGGTATTGACCGTGATCGCCTCTTCATACAACCGCGGAATGAACGATCGGCCGAGTTGGGTGGCAAGGTAGGCTCCGAGCGCGATCATGAGCGCCCCCGCACCGATCGTTAGCCCACGATGCCGCAGCGACATGGCCACAAACGGCCGATGTATCCAGTGAGCCGCGCGGACAATGATGTTCTCCCGCTCCGACACTTTCTTGGGCATCAACAGGCTGCACAGCACCGGCGTCAGCGTGAGCGAGAAGATCAGGGAACTCGCCAGGGCGAAGACGACGGTCAGCGCCATCGGGCGGAAGAGCTTTCCCTCCACTCCTTCCAACAGCAGGATCGGCAGATAGACGACCATAATGATCATCTCCCCGAACATCGTCGGTCGGCGGACCTCCACCGCCGCATCGCGAATCACGTCGATCAAAGGTCGCTTCCCGCCGCGATCCCGCTCCTGACCCACGCGACGAACGCTGTTTTCGACGATGATGACGGAGCTATCGACGACGAGCCCGAAGTCAATCGCCCCGAGGCTGAGCAGGCTGGCGGCGATCCCGAATTGAAGCATCGCGCTGAAGGAGAACAGCATCGCCAGCGGAATCGCCAGCGCGACGATAATCCCAGTCCGCAAGCTCCCGAGGAACGCGAAGAGTACGGCAACGACAAGCAGAGCGCCCTCAAACAGGTTCTTCTTGACCGTGTGGATGACACGGTCGACCAGCTCGGTGCGCTTGTACATGATCTGCACGTCGACATTGTCCGGCAGCGTCTTGCGCACCTCGTCCAGTCGCGCTTCCAGCCGCCGCGTCACCTCATGGCTGTTCTCCCCCATGAGCATGAACCCGAGCCCGAGCACCACTTCGCCCCCGCCCTGCGCCGTCACGCCGCCCCGCCGAATCTCGAACCCCTCCCGCACGCCCGCGACGTCGTCGATGCGAATGGGCACGCCGTCATGCGCCTCGATCACGATATTCCCGATCTCCGCGAGGTTGGTGGTGAACGCGACCCCGTGAACGAGACTGGCCTCGCCCGACCGAACGATGTATCCGCCCCCGACCGCCGTATTGTTCCGCCGCAGTGCCTCCACCACGTCGTCGACAGTCAAGGAATACTTAATTAGCCGGACCGGATCGATCAGCGTCTGGAATTGTTTGCGCTGGCCGCCCCACGTGTTGACTTCTGCGACGCCGCGGACGCTTAACAGTTGCGGCCGAATCGTCCAGTCGTGGATCGTCGTCAGCTCGGTCAGACTGGCCGGGCTTTCGCCCTTGC
Above is a window of Phycisphaerae bacterium DNA encoding:
- a CDS encoding CusA/CzcA family heavy metal efflux RND transporter, giving the protein MLNWIIGWSLHHRFLVILFTAVIVGCGAYSLSHLEIDAFPDTTPVQVQINTVAPSLAPVEIERLITAPVEAVIGGIPRLVEMRSISKFGLSQITATFEDGTDIYFARQRINEQLGSAKLPAGIDPPEMGPVATGLGEVFHYIVVGKGESPASLTELTTIHDWTIRPQLLSVRGVAEVNTWGGQRKQFQTLIDPVRLIKYSLTVDDVVEALRRNNTAVGGGYIVRSGEASLVHGVAFTTNLAEIGNIVIEAHDGVPIRIDDVAGVREGFEIRRGGVTAQGGGEVVLGLGFMLMGENSHEVTRRLEARLDEVRKTLPDNVDVQIMYKRTELVDRVIHTVKKNLFEGALLVVAVLFAFLGSLRTGIIVALAIPLAMLFSFSAMLQFGIAASLLSLGAIDFGLVVDSSVIIVENSVRRVGQERDRGGKRPLIDVIRDAAVEVRRPTMFGEMIIMVVYLPILLLEGVEGKLFRPMALTVVFALASSLIFSLTLTPVLCSLLMPKKVSERENIIVRAAHWIHRPFVAMSLRHRGLTIGAGALMIALGAYLATQLGRSFIPRLYEEAITVNTIRLAGVSLEESLRYSTRIEKLLLDSYPDEVWHVWSRTGMPQVATDPMGLELTDVFLSLKPREQWKKAATQAELTDLMAADLAMLPGMRAVFTQPIEMRMNEMIAGIRSDVGIKVFGDDLEELKRVAGQVHSVIEAIPGSADINTEQITGQPVLEILVDQDAIARYGVSADHVLEIVEALGQTTVGQIREGQRRFDLVVKLADQYRNDPESVGGILVPTESGERLALAQLAKIRQVEGPSTISREWGKRRIVVQCNVRGRDLGGFVEEARRRISEDVSMPPGYYATFGGQFEHLERAGNRLMIIVPIALVSIFVLLYFSTGTIRDSLIVLTGAPFAALGGVMALWIRNMDFTIAAGVGFVAVSGVSMLSGLVLVSTIKQRIAAGVPFIDAILETRLIRLRAVLMTALVAALGFVPMALNTGVGAEVQRPLATVVIGGIISDNILTLLVLPAIYAVWGRREPRTITRETTPAEEIAPGV